Proteins encoded within one genomic window of Cottoperca gobio unplaced genomic scaffold, fCotGob3.1 fCotGob3_70arrow_ctg1, whole genome shotgun sequence:
- the LOC115006238 gene encoding zinc finger protein 239-like: MHCDTHTGKLPIKCDTCGKDFQYKSLLEKHLRIHTGEKLFACKTCGKRFIHKSSLDSHIRTHTGEKPYSCKTCGNGFTSKSTLDSHIRIHTGEKPFECKTCGKAFRNNAHLVIHIRTHTGEKSYSCKTCGKRFTAKSTLDSHMRTHIGEKPYSCKICGNGFTAKSTLDSHMRTHTDEKPYSCKICGNGFTAKSALNYHLRTHTGEKPYSCKTCEKRFSHKSALNSHMRTHTGEKPYSCETCGNGFSHKSTLDSHIRTHTAEKPYSCETCKKKFQRNFHLKVHMRTHMGEKLHHCSTEGPEIKE, from the exons atgcactgtgatactcacacaggtaaactgcctataaaatgtgacacatgtggaaaagactTTCAGTATAAATCATTACTAGAGAAACatctgagaatccacacaggtgagaagctgtttgcatgcaaaacatgtgggaaaagatttatTCATAAATCATCATTGGACTCTcatataagaacccacacaggtgagaagccatattcttgcaaaacatgtgggaatgGATTCACGTCTAAATCAACATTGGACTCtcatataagaatccacacaggtgagaagccatttgaatgcaaaacatgtgggaaagctttcagAAATAATGCTCACTTGGTAATCcatataagaacccacacaggtgagaagtcatattcttgcaaaacatgtgggaaaagatttacGGCTAAATCAACATTGGACTCTCATATGAGAACCCACataggtgagaagccatattcttgcaaaatatgtggGAATGGATTTACGGCTAAATCAACATTGGACTCTCatatgagaacccacacagatgagaagccatattcttgcaaaatatgtggGAATGGATTTACGGCTAAATCAGCATTGAACTATCATctaagaacccacacag gtgagaagccatattcttgcaaaacatgtgaGAAAAGATTTAGTCATAAATCAGCATTGAACTCTCatatgagaacccacacaggtgagaagccatattcttgtgaAACATGTGGTAATGGATTTAGTCATAAATCAACATTGGACTCTcatataagaacccacacagctgagaagccatattcttgtgaaacatgcaaaaaaaaattcCAGCGTAATTTTCActtgaaagtccacatgagaacccacatgggggaaaagctgcatcactgcagcacagagggtcCAGAGATCAAAGAGTAA